In Zingiber officinale cultivar Zhangliang chromosome 8B, Zo_v1.1, whole genome shotgun sequence, a single genomic region encodes these proteins:
- the LOC122015313 gene encoding eukaryotic initiation factor 4A-3-like, with the protein MAGLAPEGSQFDARQYDAKMSELFNADGQEFFTSYDEVYESFDDMGLQENLLRGIYAYGFEKPSAIQQRGIVPFCKGLDVIQQAQSGTGKTATFCSGILQQLDYGLVQCQALVLAPTRELAQQIEKVMRALGDYLGVKVHACVGGTSVREDQRILSSGVHVVVGTPGRVFDMLRRQSLRPDYIKMFVLDEADEMLSRGFKDQIYDIFQLLPSKIQVGVFSATMPPEALEITRKFMNQPVRILVKRDELTLEGIKQFYVNVEKEDWKLDTLCDLYETLAITQSVIFVNTRRKVDWLTDKMRSRDHTVSATHGDMDQNTRDIIMREFRSGSSRVLITTDLLARGIDVQQVSLVINYDLPTQPENYLHRIGRSGRFGRKGVAINFVTLDDERMLFDIQKFYNVVIEELPSNVADLI; encoded by the exons ATGGCCGGATTGGCACCCGAAGGATCACAGTTTGATGCTCGTCAATATGATGCAAAAATGAGTGAGCT gttcaatgctgatgggCAGGAGTTCTTCACATCATATGATGAGGTTTATGAAAGCTTCGATGATATGGGACTTCAGGAGAATCTTCTTAGAGGCATATATGCCTACG GTTTTGAAAAGCCCTCTGCAATTCAGCAAAGAGGAATTGTTCCCTTTTGCAAGGGATTGGACGTTATCCAGCAAGCACAATCAGGAACAGGGAAAACTGCAACCTTCTGTTCTGGAATTTTACAGCAGCTTGACTATGGACTGGTTCAATGCCAAGCCTTGGTTCTTGCTCCAACTAGGGAATTGGCTCAACAAATTGAAAAGGTCATGCGAGCACTTGGTGATTATCTAGGTGTCAAAGTTCATGCTTGTGTTGGAGGAACAAGTGTCCGCGAGGATCAGCGTATTCTCTCAAGTGGGGTCCATGTTGTGGTTGGTACTCCAGGTCGTGTCTTTGATATGTTGAGGCGGCAGTCTCTTCGCCCAGATTATATCAAAATGTTCGTCTTGGATGAGGCTGATGAAATGCTTTCACGGGGCTTCAAGGATCAG ATATACGATATCTTCCAGCTACTTCCCTCGAAAATCCAGGTTGGGGTCTTTTCAGCCACAATGCCACCTGAGGCCCTTGAAATTACTAGGAAGTTCATGAATCAACCTGTCAGAATTCTCGTGAAGCGGGATGAACTTACCCTGGAGGGTATTAAGCAGTTCTATGTGAATGTTGAGAAGGAAGATTGGAAACTCGATACCCTTTGTGACCTTTATGAGACATTGGCCATCACTCAGAGTGTCATCTTTGTTAACACTCGACGCAAGGTGGACTGGCTGACAGACAAGATGAGGAGCAGGGATCATACTGTCTCAGCCACTCATGGTGACATGGACCAAAACACAAGAGACATAATCATGCGTGAATTCCGTTCGGGTTCATCTAGAGTGCTCATCACAACCGACCTTCTTGCCCGTGGTATTGATGTCCAGCAAGTCTCACTGGTCATAAACTACGACCTACCGACTCAGCCAGAGAACTATCTCCACAGAATTGGGCGAAGTGGACGGTTTGGAAGAAAGGGTGTTGCCATAAACTTTGTTACCCTTGACGATGAGAGGATGCTGTTTGATATCCAGAAGTTCTATAACGTGGTGATTGAGGAGCTGCCTTCCAATGTTGCTGACCTGATCTGA
- the LOC122014907 gene encoding protein CHLOROPLAST IMPORT APPARATUS 2-like, with protein MTSCLCSGTGGGGRSCGFDIVKSTSSSWSHSLESSSSSSPSSALSESSNSPTLAISIKRERTPRKRPNQTYNEATAILSATYPVVFSAGKTARPSVSIPTNPFHPFSEPPDLLPPLPILNDAAFLIPNPNPPSPAAATHFHLKSKTYATVSKDSAESPASEVSWEPKSPARPIEEDFDPESILEAEVKQGIDSIIGTLAFNTPITDAVDSLIRSFVERRIPSSFEHGFGSEWALRKRDEDEWWSSKVVPVSDITPDYKPPSSPATAASQKKNKKKVEKKEIDVMDSEQGRWKSAQSALLGLKLNHEEVLGHWADRGSVFSDRTGSSNSSVDATVLLPSDIYRPPDPAVGSDSGEVSVQRCKGKRISHVFSKIQRRKPTRTKANQP; from the exons ATGACGTCGTGCCTCTGCAGTGGCACTGGCGGTGGCGGCCGGAGCTGCGGCTTTGACATCGTCAAGTCGACGTCTTCATCGTGGAGTCACTCCTTGGAATCTTCGTCGTCCTCCTCCCCTTCTTCCGCCCTCTCTGAGTCGAGCAATTCGCCAACGCTCGCAATATCCATCAAGAGGGAGAGGACCCCTCGGAAGCGGCCCAACCAGACCTACAACGAGGCCACCGCCATCCTCTCCGCCACATACCCCGTCGTCTTCTCCGCCGGCAAGACCGCAAGGCCTTCCGTTTCCATCCCCACCAATCCATTCCACCCCTTCTCGGAACCCCCCGACCTCCTCCCTCCTCTGCCGATTCTCAACGACGCCGCATTCCTGATCCCAAACCCCAATCCACCGTCCCCAGCCGCTGCAACCCACTTCCATCTCAAGAGCAAGACTTACGCCACTGTTTCCAAGGACTCCGCCGAGAGCCCGGCGAGCGAAGTGTCTTGGGAGCCGAAATCGCCGGCGCGCCCTATCGAGGAGGACTTCGATCCAGAGTCCATTCTCGAAGCAGAGGTGAAACAGGGCATTGATAGCATCATTGGAACCCTGGCCTTCAACACTCCAATAACGGACGCCGTCGATTCCCTGATCCGTAGCTTCGTTGAACGCAGAATCCCCAGCAGTTTCGAGCACGGCTTCGGATCCGAATGGGCGCTGAGGAAGAGGGACGAAGACGAGTGGTGGAGCTCGAAGGTGGTGCCGGTGTCGGATATAACACCAGATTACAAGCCTCCTTCGTCTCCGGCAACGGCGGCGTCGCAgaaaaagaacaagaagaaggtGGAGAAGAAGGAAATCGATGTAATGGACTCAGAACAGGGGAGGTGGAAATCTGCTCAATCTGCTCTGCTGGGCCTCAAGCTGAACCATGAAGAAGTCCTCGGGCATTGGGCCGATCGCGGTTCGGTCTTCTCCGACCGGACCGGCTCGTCAAATTCGTCAGTGGATGCTACG GTACTTCTGCCCTCGGACATCTATCGTCCACCCGATCCAGCCGTGGGAAGCGACTCCGGAGAGGTCAGCGTTCAGCGTTGTAAAGGGAAGAGGATCAGCCACGTGTTCTCGAAAATACAACGAAGAAAGCCAACACGGACGAAG GCAAACCAACCTTGA
- the LOC122014908 gene encoding beta-glucuronosyltransferase GlcAT14A-like, with product MWLLTLRQSIRISVLIIAAITLVVLSHSFIGGWATNQKLEVAVRPLLKAPSDPPVFAYWISGTGGDAQKILRLLKAVYHPRNHYLLHLDASSDDLERKDLARSIGSERLFRSFGNVDVVGQRYPVDQTGPSAVAATLHGAAILLRLNTDWDWFITLSAVDYPLLTQDDLLYVFTSLPRNLNFIDHKGDLGWKEHETFNQIVVDPNLHREKKTQLLITSGVRKTPNSFKLFTGSPWVILSRPFVEYCVHGSDNLPRKLLMYFANVAHSTEAYFQTVICNSPEFQNTTVNNDLRYFVWDDPPGSEPIFLNATHLKGMMKSRAAFARKFMEGDPVLKKMDKKVLMYKSRQRCFEKPGNRAVKNWEGESCYSRENVNIIKPSNSATRLKSLVTELVSSDKLYSNQCKF from the exons ATGTGGCTACTTACGCTTCGACAGTCAATCAGGATCTCAGTTCTCATTATCGCTGCAATTACCTTAGTGGTTCTTTCTCATTCGTTTATAGGAGGATGGGCTACTAACCAGAAGCTTGAAGTTGCTGTTAGGcctctgttgaaggcgccttcagatccTCCAGTTTTTGCATATTGGATATCTGGTACTGGCGGTGATGCTCAGAAGATTTTAAGGCTGTTGAAAGCAGTGTACCATCCGAGGAACCATTATCTTCTTCACCTAGATGCAAGCAGTGATGATCTTGAGAGGAAAGACCTGGCACGCTCTATTGGATCCGAGAGGCTCTTTAGATCTTTTGGAAATGTTGATGTCGTTGGGCAACGTTATCCGGTGGATCAAACTGGACCATCAGCAGTTGCTGCAACACTTCATGGAGCAGCAATTCTGCTCAGGCTTAACACGGATTGGGATTGGTTCATCACATTGAGTGCTGTGGATTATCCTCTCTTGACTCAGGATG ATCTGCTTTATGTTTTCACTTCTTTGCCCAGGAATTTGAACTTCATTGATCACAAAGGTGATCTAGGTTGGAAAGA GCATGAGACGTTTAACCAAATTGTCGTCGACCCGAATCTTCATAGGGAGAAGAAAACGCAACTGTTAATCACTTCAGGAGTTCGCAAGACACCAAATTCCTTCAAGTTATTTACAG GTTCTCCATGGGTGATTCTTAGCAGACCTTTTGTGGAGTATTGTGTGCATGGCTCGGACAACCTCCCTCGGAAATTACTCATGTACTTTGCAAATGTAGCTCACTCTACGGAAGCCTACTTCCAAACTGTGATATGTAACTCACCTGAATTTCAAAACACAACCGTCAATAATGATCTGAGGTACTTTGTTTGGGACGATCCACCGGGGTCGGAGCCTATCTTTCTCAACGCAACACATCTGAAGGGCATGATGAAGAGCAGAGCAGCTTTTGCTAGGAAGTTCATGGAAGGTGATCCTGTTCTAAAGAAGATGGACAAGAAGGTGTTAATGTACAAATCAAGACAGCGATGCTTTGAAAAACCTGGAAATAGAGCAGTGAAGAATTGGGAAGGTGAATCCTGCTATAGCCGAGAGAATGTGAACATTATTAAGCCCAGTAACTCGGCAACGAGGTTAAAAAGTTTGGTGACGGAGCTTGTTTCGTCGGATAAGTTGTACTCAAACCAATGTAAATTCTGA